Proteins from one Longimicrobium sp. genomic window:
- a CDS encoding DUF3488 and transglutaminase-like domain-containing protein, whose product MKLARLHRRLVSAMALASLAAYAAGGSVTLSVAAAAAALAISFAWLPGPRAGAWIERATRAGILLLFAWLVYGAFVLRLDFMPGVIAMLLFLIGGEALRPLEAHNDMRLYSLTFALLIAATAYYPGLGFGAGFVAYVALSVLAMMVGHLRRESERFRGGAPVRVGRGFLWTTAALSGVTLAMSASVFVLFPRLPRTWNVQGRRGAGAGEMAGFSDRVSIGEFGGRIASNPEVMFRVEFPDRPPADAGGIHWRGRSFNAFDGNTWSRSAGFFASDMPPMEYARRWGGPFRRMRIFGGPPGADVLFGPQPVLGVAPRSAIHVYRGGANDVFFSGSDNPVYTVTTTAARPTDEELRMATEPDGPMLRPYLQLPALDPRVRRLADSLAAGRTARIDQVRAIEAWLHDTFRYTLDLPSSASDASIEGFLFRRRAGHCEYFSTALAVLLRTRGIPARNVNGFLGGEWNQNGRYLAVTGNHAHSWVEVWFPEWGWVPFDATPPDRGELVARGTEGSWLWPARLWMDGMEYRWYKWVIDYNMERQISVFRGIGSMFSRDDRPATAPGRRAPIRISGRWVLVIAGAGVLVLLLRARGRRRRRLAPESRTYLALRRAYARAGWIGETGDGPLAFARTLAREEAPGADDAARAVDLYLRARFGEQADDTARAELAASAARAKSAVRRAGKRRKPAGV is encoded by the coding sequence GTGAAGCTGGCGCGGCTGCACCGGCGGCTGGTGAGCGCCATGGCGCTGGCCTCGCTCGCGGCGTACGCGGCGGGCGGCAGCGTCACCCTTTCCGTCGCGGCGGCGGCCGCGGCGCTGGCCATCTCGTTCGCGTGGCTGCCGGGACCGCGCGCCGGCGCGTGGATCGAGCGGGCCACGCGCGCTGGCATCCTGCTCCTCTTCGCTTGGCTCGTCTACGGCGCCTTCGTGCTGCGGCTGGACTTCATGCCGGGCGTCATCGCCATGCTGCTGTTCCTGATCGGCGGCGAGGCGCTGCGGCCGCTGGAGGCGCACAACGACATGCGCCTGTACTCGCTCACCTTCGCCCTGCTGATCGCCGCGACCGCGTACTACCCGGGGCTGGGTTTCGGCGCGGGGTTCGTGGCCTACGTGGCGCTTTCGGTGCTGGCGATGATGGTGGGCCACCTCCGCCGCGAGTCCGAGCGCTTCCGCGGCGGCGCGCCGGTGCGGGTGGGACGCGGCTTCCTGTGGACCACCGCGGCGCTCTCGGGGGTTACGCTGGCGATGAGCGCCTCGGTGTTCGTCCTCTTCCCCCGCCTGCCGCGCACCTGGAACGTGCAGGGGCGGCGCGGCGCGGGCGCGGGGGAGATGGCGGGCTTCAGCGACCGCGTCTCCATCGGCGAGTTCGGCGGCCGCATCGCCAGCAACCCCGAGGTGATGTTCCGCGTGGAGTTCCCCGACCGACCGCCGGCCGACGCCGGAGGGATCCACTGGCGCGGCCGCTCCTTCAACGCCTTCGACGGGAACACCTGGTCGCGCTCCGCCGGCTTCTTCGCGTCGGACATGCCGCCGATGGAGTACGCGCGGCGCTGGGGCGGGCCGTTCCGGCGGATGCGCATCTTCGGCGGGCCGCCGGGCGCCGACGTCCTTTTCGGGCCCCAGCCGGTCCTGGGCGTCGCCCCGCGCTCGGCCATCCACGTCTACCGCGGCGGGGCGAACGACGTCTTCTTCTCCGGCTCCGACAACCCCGTCTACACCGTCACCACCACCGCCGCGCGGCCCACGGACGAGGAGCTGCGGATGGCGACGGAGCCCGACGGGCCGATGCTGCGCCCGTATCTCCAGCTTCCCGCGCTCGATCCGCGCGTCCGGCGGCTGGCGGACTCGCTGGCGGCGGGGCGGACGGCGCGCATCGACCAGGTGCGCGCGATCGAAGCGTGGCTGCACGACACCTTCCGCTACACGCTCGACCTGCCCTCGTCCGCGTCGGACGCGTCGATCGAGGGCTTCCTCTTCCGGCGGCGGGCCGGGCACTGCGAGTACTTCTCCACCGCGCTGGCGGTGCTGCTGCGGACGCGCGGGATCCCCGCGCGCAACGTGAACGGCTTCCTGGGCGGCGAGTGGAACCAGAACGGGCGCTACCTTGCGGTCACCGGAAACCACGCGCACTCGTGGGTGGAGGTCTGGTTCCCGGAGTGGGGATGGGTGCCGTTCGACGCCACCCCGCCGGACCGCGGCGAGCTGGTGGCGCGGGGAACGGAGGGGTCGTGGCTGTGGCCCGCGCGGCTGTGGATGGACGGGATGGAGTACCGCTGGTACAAGTGGGTGATCGACTACAACATGGAGCGCCAGATTTCCGTCTTCCGCGGCATCGGGTCCATGTTCTCGCGCGACGACCGCCCGGCCACCGCCCCCGGGCGCCGTGCGCCGATCCGGATCTCCGGACGGTGGGTGCTGGTGATCGCGGGCGCGGGCGTGCTCGTCCTCCTGCTGCGCGCCCGGGGCCGGCGCCGCCGCCGCCTCGCGCCCGAGTCGCGCACCTATCTGGCCCTGCGCCGGGCGTACGCGCGGGCGGGGTGGATCGGGGAGACGGGAGATGGGCCGCTCGCCTTCGCCCGGACGCTGGCGCGCGAGGAGGCGCCGGGCGCGGACGATGCCGCCCGCGCGGTGGACCTGTATCTCCGCGCCCGCTTCGGCGAGCAGGCGGACGACACCGCGCGCGCCGAGCTCGCCGCCTCCGCCGCCCGCGCGAAATCCGCCGTCCGCCGCGCCGGCAAGCGCCGCAAGCCGGCGGGAGTGTGA
- a CDS encoding DUF5615 family PIN-like protein, with product MAEGGVVLLFDENMPQRLARALRQELGENAFHVCDVLDRGTPDEAVLRHAGERGWCYLGSDRKILKRPHERAVIAQLGMGTFFLNDTIQGSCKIISTVVRHWPALKRLAQTQPRPFLYLVRETRVLPLRRRHLGSS from the coding sequence GTGGCTGAAGGCGGCGTAGTCCTGCTCTTCGACGAGAACATGCCCCAGCGCCTGGCGCGCGCACTGCGCCAGGAGTTGGGGGAGAACGCGTTCCACGTCTGCGATGTGCTGGACCGCGGAACGCCGGACGAGGCCGTGCTCAGGCACGCGGGCGAGCGCGGCTGGTGCTATCTGGGGTCCGACCGTAAGATCCTGAAGCGGCCGCACGAGCGCGCGGTGATCGCCCAGCTGGGGATGGGCACGTTCTTTCTGAACGACACCATCCAGGGCTCCTGCAAGATCATCTCGACGGTGGTGCGGCACTGGCCCGCGCTGAAGCGTCTCGCGCAGACGCAGCCCAGGCCCTTCCTCTACCTCGTACGCGAAACCCGGGTGCTCCCGCTCCGGCGGAGGCACCTGGGTTCTTCGTGA
- a CDS encoding ABC transporter ATP-binding protein, with product MAERMMRGRRPRSPMEKGPTWRERLRVTRNLPPFLRMVWRTHRGMVVGICALRLLRAFVPIATLWVGKLIVDTVVAATRIGQPQWGHVATLLGLEFGIVALGEVAARTGTLLESLLGDLFSNRLSVRLMEHAAELDLQHFEDPDFYDRLERARRQTVGRIALLNQLLSLAQDAVTLLTLTGTLLAFSPLLFGLLIIAVLPSFLGETHFAALGYSLLYQWTPERRKLDYYRFVAATDSTAKEVKLFGLSGWLIEQYRDLSDRFYEANRRLAIRRNLASTGLSLVSTLGYYAAYAAIVVRTIQRRITLGELTLLSGSFSRSRDVIQRMLLSFSDLYEQALYLDDLFVFFGMRPTIARPADALPFPRPIRQGFEFRDVWFRYPARAAEMNGSDGDGAAQEPPPEDDPSWVLRGISFRVAPRERLALVGENGAGKTTLTKLLTRLYDPTRGEILLDGRPLAAYDPRELHDQVGVIFQDFVRYDMVAEENIAVGRIAALERDGGRVRERIEEAARRSLAADVIEDLPLRYQTMLGRRFEGGVDLSGGQWQKVALGRAYMRDAQLLILDEPTAALDARAEFEVFNRFSELTEGKMAILISHRFSTVRMADRILVLEHGRVVERGTHEELVALGGRYAELFALQAAGYR from the coding sequence ATGGCAGAGAGAATGATGCGCGGCCGGCGCCCCCGCTCGCCGATGGAGAAGGGGCCCACCTGGCGCGAGCGCCTGCGGGTCACCCGCAACCTTCCGCCGTTCCTGCGGATGGTGTGGCGCACGCACCGGGGGATGGTGGTGGGGATCTGCGCGCTGCGGCTGCTGCGCGCCTTCGTTCCCATCGCCACGCTCTGGGTGGGCAAGCTGATCGTCGACACCGTGGTGGCCGCGACGCGCATCGGACAGCCGCAGTGGGGGCACGTGGCCACGCTGCTGGGGCTGGAGTTCGGCATCGTCGCGCTGGGCGAGGTCGCCGCGCGCACCGGCACGCTGCTGGAGTCGCTGCTCGGCGACCTGTTCAGCAACCGCCTGAGCGTGCGGCTGATGGAGCACGCCGCCGAGCTGGACCTGCAGCACTTCGAGGATCCCGACTTCTACGACCGGCTGGAGCGCGCGCGCCGGCAGACAGTGGGCCGCATCGCCCTGCTGAACCAGCTCCTGAGCCTGGCGCAGGACGCGGTAACGCTGCTCACGCTCACCGGCACGCTGCTGGCCTTCTCCCCCCTCCTGTTCGGGCTGCTCATCATCGCCGTGCTCCCGTCGTTCCTGGGCGAGACGCACTTCGCCGCGCTGGGCTACTCGCTGCTGTACCAGTGGACGCCCGAGCGCCGCAAGCTGGACTACTACCGCTTCGTGGCGGCCACCGACAGCACCGCCAAGGAGGTGAAGCTCTTCGGCCTCAGCGGCTGGCTGATCGAGCAGTACCGCGACCTTTCCGACCGCTTCTACGAGGCCAACCGCAGGCTGGCCATCCGCCGCAACTTGGCCAGCACCGGGCTTTCGCTCGTCTCCACGCTGGGCTACTACGCGGCGTACGCGGCCATCGTCGTCCGCACCATCCAGCGCCGCATCACCCTGGGCGAATTGACGCTGCTTTCCGGCTCGTTCTCGCGCTCGCGCGACGTCATCCAGCGCATGCTCCTGTCCTTCAGCGACCTCTACGAGCAGGCGCTGTATCTGGACGACCTGTTCGTCTTCTTCGGGATGCGCCCCACCATCGCCCGCCCGGCCGACGCGCTCCCCTTCCCGCGCCCCATCCGCCAGGGATTCGAGTTCCGCGACGTGTGGTTCCGCTACCCCGCCAGGGCCGCGGAGATGAACGGGAGCGATGGAGATGGCGCCGCTCAGGAGCCGCCGCCGGAGGACGATCCGTCGTGGGTGCTGCGGGGAATCAGCTTCCGCGTGGCGCCAAGGGAGCGGCTGGCGCTCGTCGGGGAGAACGGCGCCGGGAAGACGACGCTCACCAAGCTCCTCACCCGCCTGTACGACCCCACGCGCGGCGAGATCCTGCTCGACGGGCGCCCGCTGGCGGCGTACGACCCCCGCGAGCTGCACGACCAGGTGGGCGTCATCTTCCAGGACTTCGTGCGCTACGACATGGTGGCCGAGGAGAACATTGCCGTGGGCCGCATCGCCGCGCTGGAGCGCGACGGCGGCCGCGTGCGCGAGCGCATCGAGGAGGCGGCGCGGCGCTCGCTGGCGGCCGACGTGATCGAGGACCTGCCGCTGCGCTACCAGACCATGCTGGGCCGCCGCTTCGAGGGCGGCGTGGACCTTTCCGGCGGGCAGTGGCAGAAGGTGGCGCTCGGCCGCGCCTACATGCGCGACGCGCAGCTGCTGATCCTGGACGAGCCCACCGCCGCCCTCGACGCCCGCGCCGAGTTCGAGGTGTTCAACCGCTTCTCCGAGCTGACCGAGGGGAAGATGGCCATCCTCATCTCCCACCGCTTCAGCACGGTGCGCATGGCCGACCGCATCCTGGTGCTGGAGCACGGCCGCGTGGTGGAGCGCGGCACGCACGAGGAGCTGGTGGCGCTGGGCGGCCGCTACGCCGAGCTCTTCGCCCTGCAGGCAGCGGGTTACCGGTGA
- a CDS encoding ABC transporter substrate-binding protein, whose translation MPARNAWRCVAAALLLAGCGGGGDAGGGKAGENAGPPQTGGMAVVAVTSDFQAFNPVVNTHSTTDDVIRFMLFTPLIQYDAKLAPQPWLAQSWELSDTAVVFHLRNDVKWHDGQPVTAEDVKFTFDLAKDTTTASLIGSAYLGLVKSATVVDPYTVRFTFTAPHAQALDDFWWAPVPKHLLKDIPPAQLGQAAYNRAPVGSGPFKFGAWKANETLTLEANPAFPAALGGRPKLDRVIFRIIPEPTTMVTELVNGNSDVIGWTLQPDQAVQVQGQQGLTLKHFPSREFTYVAWNGTRAPFNDPAVRRAMGMAIDRASIIKGLMRGFAVPAVGMVPSWSPMYSEIPALPFDPNQAKAALAQAGWHDTNGDGIVEKDGKPLRFVLMVNSANRLHQDMAQVIQQAMKAVGAQVEVRAQEFQTMLRQYKARDYDAVIANWSLDTFKVDPTPLFSCAQARVPNSSNRTGYCNPQADALMERGLRSTDPAQAKQTWQQYFQLIQQDQPLTFLFWSEDMAGVGPRVQGVTMDARSKLANVKDWWIPADRRR comes from the coding sequence ATGCCCGCACGGAATGCGTGGAGGTGCGTCGCGGCCGCGCTGCTGCTGGCCGGTTGCGGCGGCGGGGGCGACGCGGGTGGAGGAAAGGCGGGGGAGAACGCCGGCCCGCCGCAGACCGGGGGGATGGCCGTGGTCGCCGTCACCAGCGACTTCCAGGCCTTCAACCCGGTGGTGAACACGCACTCCACCACCGACGACGTGATCCGCTTCATGCTGTTCACGCCGCTCATCCAGTACGACGCGAAGCTGGCCCCGCAGCCCTGGCTGGCGCAGAGCTGGGAGCTCAGCGACACCGCGGTCGTCTTCCACCTCCGCAACGACGTGAAGTGGCACGACGGCCAGCCGGTGACCGCCGAGGACGTGAAGTTCACCTTCGACCTGGCCAAGGACACCACCACCGCCTCGCTCATCGGCTCCGCGTACCTCGGGCTGGTGAAGAGCGCGACCGTGGTCGACCCCTACACCGTCCGCTTCACCTTCACCGCCCCGCACGCCCAGGCGCTGGACGACTTCTGGTGGGCGCCGGTGCCGAAGCATCTGTTGAAGGACATCCCCCCGGCGCAACTGGGTCAGGCTGCCTACAACCGGGCGCCGGTGGGGAGCGGACCCTTCAAGTTCGGCGCGTGGAAGGCCAACGAGACGCTCACGCTCGAGGCCAATCCCGCCTTCCCGGCGGCGCTGGGCGGCAGGCCGAAGCTGGACCGCGTCATCTTCCGCATCATCCCCGAGCCGACCACCATGGTCACCGAGCTGGTGAACGGGAACAGCGACGTCATCGGGTGGACGCTGCAGCCCGACCAGGCGGTGCAGGTGCAGGGGCAGCAGGGGCTCACGCTGAAGCACTTCCCCTCGCGCGAGTTCACCTACGTGGCGTGGAACGGCACCCGCGCGCCCTTCAACGACCCCGCGGTGCGCAGGGCCATGGGGATGGCGATCGACCGCGCCAGCATCATCAAGGGGCTGATGCGCGGCTTCGCGGTCCCCGCGGTGGGGATGGTGCCCTCGTGGAGCCCCATGTACAGCGAGATCCCCGCACTCCCGTTCGACCCCAACCAGGCGAAGGCCGCGCTGGCACAGGCCGGGTGGCACGACACGAACGGCGACGGGATCGTGGAGAAGGACGGGAAGCCGCTGCGCTTCGTGCTGATGGTGAACAGCGCCAACCGGCTGCACCAGGACATGGCGCAGGTGATCCAGCAGGCGATGAAGGCGGTGGGCGCGCAGGTGGAGGTGCGCGCGCAGGAGTTCCAGACCATGCTGCGCCAGTACAAGGCGCGCGACTACGACGCGGTGATCGCCAACTGGTCGCTCGACACCTTCAAGGTGGACCCCACGCCGCTCTTCTCCTGCGCGCAGGCGCGGGTGCCCAACTCCAGCAACCGCACCGGCTACTGCAACCCGCAGGCGGACGCGCTGATGGAGCGGGGGCTGAGGTCGACCGACCCGGCGCAGGCGAAGCAGACCTGGCAGCAGTATTTCCAGCTCATCCAGCAGGACCAGCCGCTGACGTTCCTGTTCTGGAGCGAGGACATGGCCGGAGTGGGGCCGCGGGTGCAGGGGGTGACCATGGACGCGCGCAGCAAGCTGGCCAACGTGAAGGACTGGTGGATCCCCGCCGACCGCCGCCGCTGA
- a CDS encoding sulfite exporter TauE/SafE family protein, whose product MIFLAIGLGAGVLSGLFGIGGGVVIVPALIFLARMQPQTATGTSLAALLLPVGALGAWEYYKTGNLNVTAALLISLGLFVGAGFGARLSLTMSTMALRRAFAIFLALIAVRMWFSQPKVRGASHAKPAAAESPAR is encoded by the coding sequence ATGATCTTCCTGGCGATCGGGCTGGGAGCGGGCGTGCTCTCCGGGCTGTTCGGCATCGGGGGCGGGGTGGTGATCGTGCCGGCGCTCATCTTCCTGGCGCGGATGCAGCCGCAGACCGCCACGGGAACGTCGCTCGCCGCGCTGCTCCTGCCGGTCGGCGCGCTGGGCGCGTGGGAGTACTACAAGACGGGGAACCTGAACGTCACCGCCGCGCTGCTGATCTCGCTCGGGCTGTTCGTCGGCGCGGGGTTCGGCGCGCGGCTCTCGCTGACGATGTCGACGATGGCGCTCAGGCGCGCGTTCGCCATCTTTCTCGCGCTGATCGCCGTGCGCATGTGGTTCTCGCAGCCGAAGGTGCGCGGCGCGTCCCACGCGAAGCCCGCCGCGGCCGAGTCCCCCGCGCGCTGA
- a CDS encoding DUF4160 domain-containing protein, which translates to MPVILRVDGFSFGFYAAEHDPPHVHVAYSGAYVIVNIGSGNVRKNCGMKRPDMLRAVRLVQTHQDQLLASWVAFDQKRKKTNGVASH; encoded by the coding sequence ATGCCTGTAATCCTGCGAGTAGACGGCTTTTCGTTTGGATTCTACGCGGCCGAGCATGACCCGCCCCACGTCCACGTGGCGTACTCGGGAGCCTATGTAATCGTGAACATCGGGAGCGGCAACGTGCGAAAAAACTGCGGGATGAAGCGCCCGGACATGCTCCGGGCGGTAAGGCTCGTGCAGACACACCAGGACCAGCTTCTCGCGTCCTGGGTGGCGTTCGACCAGAAGCGGAAGAAGACGAATGGGGTGGCATCTCACTGA
- a CDS encoding lipoate--protein ligase family protein, with amino-acid sequence MHPHGSDAPAVRWRLLDTPPAAGAWNMAVDEALAHSVAEGGAPVLRFYRWSPACLSLGRNQPARGRYDLDALAVRGIDVVRRPTGGRAVLHDRELTYSVAAPEALLGGPKRAYHAINRALVAGLRRLGVAAALQPVTAERAPAPSLAPCFDQPVEGEVVAAGRKLVGSAQRRLGTVILQHGSLPIEDDQSTVATLLLDTADRDDAGPPATLAEVLGRVPDWDELTAALAAGWTETFGGELAASALTGGERVRAEDAARRYAGAAWTWHQ; translated from the coding sequence ATGCACCCCCATGGAAGCGACGCTCCCGCCGTGCGGTGGCGGCTGCTCGACACCCCGCCTGCGGCCGGCGCGTGGAACATGGCGGTCGACGAGGCGCTGGCGCACTCGGTGGCCGAGGGAGGCGCGCCGGTGCTGCGCTTCTACCGCTGGTCGCCCGCCTGCCTGTCGCTGGGGCGCAACCAGCCGGCGCGCGGCCGCTACGACCTGGACGCGCTCGCCGTACGGGGGATCGACGTGGTGCGGCGGCCCACCGGCGGCCGCGCGGTGCTGCACGACCGCGAGCTGACCTACTCCGTCGCCGCGCCCGAGGCGCTGCTGGGCGGGCCGAAGCGCGCCTACCACGCCATCAACCGCGCGCTGGTCGCCGGGCTGCGCCGCCTGGGAGTGGCCGCCGCGCTACAGCCCGTCACGGCCGAGCGCGCGCCCGCTCCCTCGCTGGCGCCTTGCTTCGACCAGCCGGTGGAGGGCGAGGTGGTGGCCGCCGGGCGGAAGCTGGTCGGCAGCGCGCAGCGGCGGCTGGGAACGGTGATCCTGCAGCACGGCTCGCTTCCCATCGAAGACGACCAGTCCACCGTCGCCACCCTGCTGCTCGACACGGCCGACCGCGACGACGCGGGGCCGCCGGCGACGCTCGCGGAGGTGCTGGGGCGAGTTCCGGACTGGGATGAGCTCACCGCGGCGCTCGCGGCGGGGTGGACGGAGACGTTCGGCGGTGAGCTCGCCGCGAGCGCGCTGACCGGCGGCGAGCGCGTCCGCGCGGAGGACGCCGCCCGGCGGTACGCGGGTGCGGCATGGACTTGGCATCAGTAG
- a CDS encoding MoxR family ATPase — MLNALPKEAEAVDLRLLDALIHEVETVFRGKRETVRLSLAALLARGHLLFEDIPGVGKTTLARALTAALGLEFRRVQFTSDLLPSDVLGVSIYNPRTHEFETRPGPIFTHVVLADEINRAPPRTQSGLLEAMQEGRVTIDERSYDLPRPFLVMATQNPLEQHGTYPLPESQLDRFLMRISIGYPDADEERSVLLQSVGIDDPVERVRPVLDAGMVLALQARVERVHADASIVDDLMAIVHATRAEPRLRAGASTRAAIGLFRAARGYALVDGRDFLAPDDVRRLVVPCLAHRLLPVGASSPTGEAYDEAVAVLEAIMDALPVPL; from the coding sequence ATGCTGAACGCTCTTCCGAAGGAGGCGGAGGCGGTCGACCTTCGCCTGCTGGACGCGCTGATCCACGAGGTCGAGACCGTGTTCCGCGGCAAGCGCGAGACGGTGCGCCTGTCGCTGGCGGCGCTGCTGGCGCGCGGGCACCTCCTGTTCGAGGACATCCCCGGCGTGGGGAAGACGACGCTGGCACGCGCGCTGACCGCCGCGCTGGGGCTGGAGTTCCGCCGCGTGCAGTTCACCAGCGACCTGCTGCCGTCGGACGTGCTGGGCGTGTCGATCTACAACCCGCGCACGCACGAGTTCGAGACGCGCCCCGGGCCCATCTTCACCCACGTGGTGCTGGCGGACGAGATCAACCGCGCGCCGCCGCGCACGCAGAGCGGACTGCTCGAGGCCATGCAGGAGGGGCGCGTGACCATCGACGAGCGGAGCTACGACCTTCCCCGCCCGTTCCTGGTGATGGCCACGCAGAACCCGCTGGAGCAGCACGGCACCTATCCCCTTCCCGAGAGCCAGCTCGACCGCTTCCTGATGCGGATCTCCATCGGCTATCCGGATGCGGACGAGGAGCGGAGCGTGCTGCTGCAGTCGGTGGGCATCGATGATCCCGTGGAGCGGGTGCGGCCCGTTCTGGACGCGGGGATGGTGCTGGCGCTGCAGGCGCGGGTGGAGCGGGTGCACGCCGACGCCAGCATCGTGGACGACCTGATGGCCATCGTGCACGCCACCCGCGCCGAGCCGCGGCTGCGCGCGGGCGCCAGCACCCGCGCGGCCATCGGCCTGTTCCGCGCGGCGCGCGGCTACGCGCTGGTGGACGGACGCGACTTCCTGGCGCCCGACGACGTGCGGCGGCTGGTGGTGCCCTGCCTGGCGCACCGCCTCCTTCCCGTCGGCGCGTCGAGCCCCACGGGCGAGGCGTACGACGAGGCGGTGGCGGTGCTGGAGGCGATCATGGACGCGCTGCCGGTTCCGCTGTAG
- a CDS encoding DUF2442 domain-containing protein: MGWHLTDEEILAQYEEATARGEHEDRVEPRAVKAWYDAERKLVMFELKNGCVFGFPQHFGQGIEEASPEQLAEVDPAFWHGEALRWEELNADISVPGLLYYLLNVKEWYAKWLGSAKSEAKAAAARENGKKGGRPRKSTAAERPARRKTARSGD, translated from the coding sequence ATGGGGTGGCATCTCACTGACGAAGAGATCCTCGCGCAGTACGAGGAGGCAACGGCTCGCGGCGAACACGAGGACCGCGTCGAGCCGCGCGCGGTGAAGGCGTGGTACGATGCCGAGCGCAAGCTGGTGATGTTCGAGTTGAAGAACGGCTGCGTCTTCGGCTTTCCGCAGCACTTCGGGCAGGGCATCGAGGAAGCCAGCCCCGAGCAGCTCGCTGAGGTCGACCCCGCCTTCTGGCATGGTGAAGCTCTCCGTTGGGAAGAGCTCAACGCCGACATCTCCGTTCCCGGGCTGCTGTACTACCTGCTGAACGTAAAGGAGTGGTACGCCAAATGGCTGGGGAGCGCGAAGAGCGAGGCCAAGGCCGCCGCGGCGCGCGAAAACGGGAAAAAGGGCGGGCGCCCGCGGAAGTCCACCGCGGCCGAGCGCCCGGCGCGCCGCAAGACGGCACGATCGGGGGATTGA
- a CDS encoding DUF58 domain-containing protein, protein MESLTSASSRQRFSRQAESIRRWFRPPRRLRFSRAGGVFTCGTLLLGFAAVGTGNNLLYLVLGAMLGFITLSGWLSEQMIRRVEVRRRPPRGLTAGHPARIAYEVRNDKRRLPSLAVEVGEAALPGRAWVPSVEPGATAVARAEVVFTTRGVFPLETVTLATSFPFGLFRKERDVEIPGEAVVWPRHDLPVREPRPAGERVRRAGESFAGAAGARGEYRGLRPYRAGDDPRDVHWRTTARRGEPVIREYERDRSRALWICLDLRAEPGGLAESAVEIAASLAGAASRRGEPFALATADARVSPGTGAAQLERVLDALARARIRADAPAPNPPVPAGECVLVTARAGGRGRWGDVYAAEREGR, encoded by the coding sequence ATGGAGTCTCTCACCAGTGCCTCGTCGCGACAGCGCTTCTCGCGCCAGGCGGAGAGCATCCGCCGGTGGTTCCGGCCGCCGCGGCGGCTGCGCTTTTCGCGCGCGGGCGGGGTGTTCACCTGCGGCACGCTGCTGCTGGGCTTCGCGGCCGTCGGCACCGGCAACAACCTGCTCTACCTCGTCCTCGGGGCGATGCTCGGCTTCATCACCCTGAGCGGGTGGCTGAGCGAGCAGATGATCCGCCGCGTGGAGGTGCGCCGCCGGCCGCCGCGCGGGCTCACCGCCGGGCACCCCGCGCGCATCGCCTACGAGGTGCGCAACGACAAGCGGCGCCTCCCCTCGCTCGCGGTCGAAGTCGGGGAAGCCGCGCTCCCCGGGCGCGCTTGGGTGCCGTCGGTGGAGCCGGGGGCCACGGCGGTCGCGCGCGCGGAAGTCGTCTTCACCACGCGCGGCGTGTTCCCGCTGGAGACGGTGACGCTGGCGACGTCGTTCCCCTTCGGGCTGTTCCGCAAGGAGCGCGACGTGGAGATCCCCGGCGAGGCCGTGGTCTGGCCGCGCCACGACCTGCCCGTGCGCGAGCCGCGCCCCGCGGGCGAGCGGGTGCGCCGCGCGGGCGAGAGCTTCGCCGGGGCGGCGGGGGCGCGCGGCGAGTACCGCGGGCTGCGCCCCTATCGCGCCGGCGACGACCCGCGCGACGTGCACTGGCGGACGACGGCGCGGCGTGGCGAGCCGGTGATCCGCGAGTACGAGCGCGACCGCTCGCGCGCGCTCTGGATCTGCCTGGACCTGCGCGCCGAGCCGGGCGGGCTGGCCGAAAGCGCGGTGGAGATCGCCGCCTCGCTGGCGGGCGCGGCGTCGCGCCGTGGCGAGCCGTTCGCGCTGGCGACGGCGGATGCGCGCGTGAGCCCGGGGACCGGCGCGGCGCAGCTGGAGCGCGTGCTGGACGCGCTGGCCCGCGCCCGCATCCGCGCGGACGCGCCCGCGCCGAACCCGCCCGTCCCCGCGGGCGAATGCGTGCTGGTGACCGCGCGGGCGGGCGGCCGCGGGCGCTGGGGCGACGTGTACGCGGCCGAGCGGGAGGGGCGGTGA